In Ochotona princeps isolate mOchPri1 chromosome 21, mOchPri1.hap1, whole genome shotgun sequence, a single genomic region encodes these proteins:
- the TPRA1 gene encoding transmembrane protein adipocyte-associated 1: MDTLEEAAGADGRTASPPPVAPNISVPHRCLLLLYEDIGTSRVRYWDLLLLIPNVLFFIFLLWKLPLARAKIRLTSSPIFITFYILVFVVALVGIARAVVSMTVSSSDAATVADKILWEITRFFLLAIELSVVILGLAFGHLESKSSIKRVLAITTVLSLAYSVTQGTLEILYPDAHLSAEDFNIYGHGGRQFWLVSSCCFFLVYSLIVILPKTPLKERISLPSRRSFYVYAAILALLNLLQGLGSALLCANIIEGLCCVDATTFLYFSFFAPLIYVAFLRGFFGSEPKILFSYKCQVDETEEPDMHLPQPYAVARREGLEVPGAAGASTAACYSSTQFDSAGVAYLDDIASMPCHTGSINSTDSERWKAINA, from the exons ATGGACACCTTGGAAGAGGCAGCTGGGGCCGATGGCAGAACAGCGTCACCCCCACCCGTGGCCCCCAACATCAGTGTGCCCCAtcgctgcctgctgctgctctaTGAAGACATCGGCACCTCCAG GGTCCGGTACTGGGACCTCCTGCTGCTCATCCCCAATGTGCTCTTCTTTATCTTCCTCCTCTGGAAGCTTCCGCTGGCCAGGGCCAAGATCCGCCTCACTTCCAGCCCCATTTTTATCACCTTCTACATCCTG GTGTTCGTGGTGGCGCTGGTGGGCATCGCCCGGGCCGTGGTGTCTATGACAGTCAGCAGCTCGGACGCCGCAACGGTTGCCGACAAG ATCCTGTGGGAGATTACCCGCTTCTTCCTGTTGGCCATCGAGCTGAGTGTGGTCATCCTGGGCCTGGCCTTCG gccacttggagagcaagTCGAGTATCAAGCGGGTGCTGGCCATCACCACCGTGCTGTCCCTGGCCTACTCGGTCACCCAG GGGACCCTGGAGATCCTGTACCCAGACGCCCACCTCTCGGCTGAAGACTTCAATATCTACGGGCACGGGGGCCGCCAGTTCTGGCTGGTCAGCTCGTGCTGCTTCTTCCTG GTCTACTCCCTGATAGTCATCCTCCCCAAGACCCCCCTGAAGGAGCGCATCTCCCTGCCCT CGCGGAGGAGCTTCTACGTGTACGCGGCCATCCTGGCGCTGCTCAACCtgctgcaggggctggggagtGCGCTGCTGTGCGCCAACATCATCGAGGGGCTGTG CTGTGTGGACGCCACCACCTTCCTCTACTTCAGCTTCTTCGCGCCGCTCATCTACGTGGCCTTCCTCCGGGGCTTCTTCGG CTCTGAGCCCAAGATCCTCTTCTCCTACAAATGCCAAGTGGACGAGACGGAGGAGCCAGACatgcacctgccccagccctatGCAGTGGCCCGGCGGGAGGGCCTGGAGGTGCCGGGGGCTGCTGGGGCCTCCACTGCCGCCTGCTACTCCAGCACCCAGTTCGACTCAGCTGGTGTCGCCTACCTGGATGACATTGCCTCTATGCCCTGCCACACGGGCAGTATCAACAGCACGGACAGTGAACGCTGGAAGGCCATCAACGCTTGA